A region from the Gymnogyps californianus isolate 813 chromosome 14, ASM1813914v2, whole genome shotgun sequence genome encodes:
- the POU4F3 gene encoding POU domain, class 4, transcription factor 3, translating into MMAMNAKQPFAMHAALQEPKFSSLHSSAEAMRRVCLPAPQLQGNIFGSFDESLLARAEALAAVDIVPPAKGHGHGHHHHHHPPFKPDATYPAMSGVPCAAAALPHPAALPHPLPHPALDGGDLLDHLSPSLAVGGLAEPPALPAPPLPPHPLAAAGPLAVGLGPPGGPPPPPPPAAPEAESDPRELEAFAERFKQRRVRLGVTQADVGAALAALRLPGVGSLSQSTICRFESLTLSHNNMAALRPVLQAWLEGAEAAHRDRAAGPEPLAGAERKRKRTSIAAPEKRSLEAYFALQPRPSSEKIAAIAEKLDLKKNVVRVWFCNQRQKQKRMKYSAVH; encoded by the exons ATGATGGCCATGAACGCCAAGCAGCCGTTCGCCATGCACGCCGCCCTCCAGGAGCCCAAGTTCTCCAGCCTGCACTCCAGCGCGGAGGCAATGCGCAGAGTTTGCCTCCCGGCCCCGCAG CTGCAGGGCAATATATTCGGGAGCTTTGACGAGAGCCTGCTGGCCCGCGCGGAGGCTCTGGCGGCCGTCGACATCGTCCCCCCCGCCAAGGGCCACGGCCAcggccaccaccaccaccaccacccccccttCAAGCCGGACGCCACCTACCCCGCCATGAGCGGCGTCccctgcgccgccgccgccctcccgcaccccgccgccctcccgcaCCCGCTCCCGCACCCGGCGCTGGACGGCGGCGACCTGCTGGACCACCTCTCGCCCTCGCTGGCCGTCGGCGGGCTGGCCGAgccccccgccctgcccgcgccgccgctgccgccgcacCCGCTGGCCGCCGCGGGCCCGCTGGCCGTGGGGCTGGGCCCCCCGGggggcccgccgccgccgccgccgcccgccgcgcccgAGGCGGAGTCGGACCCGCGGGAGCTGGAGGCCTTCGCCGAGCGCTTCAAGCAGCGGCGGGTCCGGCTCGGGGTGACCCAGGCCGACGTGGGGGCGGCGCTGGCGGCGCTGCGGCTGCCGGGCGTGGGCTCCCTCAGCCAGAGCACGATCTGCCGCTTCGAGTCGCTGACGCTGTCGCACAACAACATGGCGGCGCTGCGGCCGGTGCTGCAGGCCTGGCTGGAGGGCGCCGAGGCCGCGCACCGCGaccgcgccgccggccccgaGCCGCTGGCCGGCGCCGAGCGCAAGCGCAAGCGGACCTCCATCGCCGCCCCCGAGAAGCGCTCGCTGGAGGCCTACTTCGCGCTGCAGCCGCGGCCCTCCTCCGAGAAGATCGCCGCCATCGCCGAGAAGCTGGACCTCAAGAAGAACGTGGTGCGCGTCTGGTTCTGCAACCAGCGCCAGAAGCAGAAGCGCATGAAGTACTCGGCCGTGCACTGA